The nucleotide window CGATGAAAAGAACCCTCCGGCCACAAGTACATACAAAGGCAAAACGTATTATTTTTGCGCTGTGGGGTGTAAAAACACCTTTGACAAAAATCCAGAAAAGTATGTTTCCGGAAAGGCGGGTCAACAAAAAACCGATCACTCCTAACTCCGGTTAAAGCTCCTTAAGAGCTACGAAGCCCGTTTTCTCCTGGAAAATGGGCTTCCGCTTTGGAGTATAGGTAGTTAAGTACACCAGGTAAGTGGATGAGATCTATTTGCAAGTGCAAGCTGGAGCAGGAGTAAAACTTTACCTCCCTTTCATTCCGGTTGTAGAGGGAATCGCCGATTCGTCCCTGCCGTAAATTGACGAACTAGCCATCCTCTCTGCAGTCAGGATGCAACTAAAGGAGCTACCCTATGAGACGTTCACCGCGTTTAATTATTGCGATTGTTATTGCTATAATCTCTTTGGTATCCTATTACACAGCCCGCGAGTATAATCCGGTTACTAAAGAAACCCAACACGTTAATATAACACCGAAACAGGAAATTGCCTTAGGTCTTCAGGCTGCTCCCCAGATGGCATCTCAATTTGGAGGATTATCTCCAGATCAACAAAAACAGGCTTTGGTGGATGAGGTTGGTAATCGACTGGTTTCAAAGACCGAAGCCGGTCAAACCCCTTATAAGTTCGATTTCCATTTACTGGTAGACGAACAGACCATTAATGCTTTTGCCCTGCCAGGCGGTCAAATATTTATTACCGAAGGGTTAATGAAACTCATGGGCACAGAAGGGGAACTGGCAGGTGTGTTGGGGCATGAGATCGGTCATGTAGTAGCCCGTCATGCAGCCGAACACATAGCTAAGGCCCAATTAACCGAAGGTCTTACCGGTGCCGCCGTATTGGCCACTTATGATCCCGATGATCCATCCAGCCAGCGAACAGCAGCCGTTGCTGCATTGATTGGGAATCTGATAAATATGAAATTTAGCCGGGATGATGAGCTGGAAGCCGATCGATTGGGAGTCCGCTTTACTTCAGAAGCCGGATATGATCCCCGAGCGATGATCAACATGATGGAAACCCTTGCCCAGGCAAGTAAAGGGCAACGCCCTCCCGAATTTTTTAGTACCCATCCGAATCCTGAAAGGCGGATTGAGCAAATCAAAGCTGCAATTCAGGAAAGGTTTCCAAATGGCGTCCCCAACGGACTAACCCGGTAGTATTCCCGAACTTTAAGCCTGCTAAATGAGCAGGCTGCTTTCCCATTTATGGGGAGTTGTACTGAAACCCAACAGGGGGTATCGAGTCGGACAATCCTCTCCTGTTATTTTCCTTTAATTACTATACCTTGCCGTTCTCCCCTTCACCTCTTTCCTCTCCTTCCGCTTCTTAAACTTTCAAAATCGGGTATAAAGTTTCCTTGACAGGGAAAAAGGCCAATTATAGAGTTTAAGCAATTGATCAGAGTTAAAAATATATCTAAAATAAACTCAAAAAACTCCCTTTAAGGAAAGGAAGATCGTCATGGTAAAAGATTTTCGTTGGTTTCTGGGCCGATGTATCGCCCTATTGTTTCCGGTTCCTTTGCTTTTGATTAGCCTGGTCTCGGGGGTTCTTTGTGAGGAACCTAAAATGGGTGGGACCCTTAAGTTTATTCCCCACGCCGATCTGAAGGTTTTAGACCCCATCTGGACGACAGCTTATATTACCCGTAACCACGGTTATATGATTTATGATACCTTATTTGCCCTGGATAAAGACCTTAAAATTC belongs to Candidatus Limnocylindrales bacterium and includes:
- a CDS encoding YHS domain-containing protein; the protein is MAKDPVCGMEVDEKNPPATSTYKGKTYYFCAVGCKNTFDKNPEKYVSGKAGQQKTDHS
- a CDS encoding M48 family metallopeptidase — its product is MRRSPRLIIAIVIAIISLVSYYTAREYNPVTKETQHVNITPKQEIALGLQAAPQMASQFGGLSPDQQKQALVDEVGNRLVSKTEAGQTPYKFDFHLLVDEQTINAFALPGGQIFITEGLMKLMGTEGELAGVLGHEIGHVVARHAAEHIAKAQLTEGLTGAAVLATYDPDDPSSQRTAAVAALIGNLINMKFSRDDELEADRLGVRFTSEAGYDPRAMINMMETLAQASKGQRPPEFFSTHPNPERRIEQIKAAIQERFPNGVPNGLTR